catgttaCATAAGTATGATTGCCAGCAGTCATTGTAATGAATGAAATGATATCATTTCAAATCAATGGGTACGTATACGAAAACATATATATCACCcccaaattatatttataaaagatgtaatataattaaataaacaatgGAAATAccttatattatatttatatttatttttaaatagagtATTTGTATGTACATAGGCGTTTTATTCTTAAATAGATATCCTATGATTCTTATAATGTAAAATGATATGATGTGCAGCAAGTAATCGTTAGTAGGGGATATCAGAGTAGAATGAATGATAAAAACGTTAAGATAAATTTCTCGTATAAGGAACATTGCAGAAAAACCTAAatgaatcgattgaaaaatatattgttattatcaCATAATTTTCAGAATTTAACTAATGGAAGTATAGACGTACGGTAGCCCTTATCTGTAAAGGTTtaatcatatgaaaatataagGAAGAATTTTGATAATGAGTCCAGTTTTAGCAAATATATGCAATAATTcagatcataaaaattttaatgtacgAATATTTTACTCACCTTTCTTTTTCGTTGTGAATTCATTTGTTGAAGTTACTGTGGAAACGGTTGACTCAGACActgaaatatgtaaattttattcatGGGGCAGAAATTGCGAACATCTTGTATATTCTATACgcaaaaatcattattttatgcTGCCCAGATAATATAGTTTAAATAGTGTGAGAAATAGAACCCAAGAAGTTGTATTGAGTTATGTACTTGTTATTTACTCTCTAAGAATTGTTATGGTTTCTGCCAGAGAGGCTGCAACTTAGTTTTTAGAATAGTTTGAACATCATTGGTAATAATTatgtttaatttagaagaagattgaacttattcggtcacttccaagacgttttgaacaactttgacgttttagtaacaattacacgcctgggttgtcatagcaactaATATCAAACTCGGGTGGTTTGATAGTTGTTTTGCGACACTCCTTTGAAAAATGTAcaaggttatataaaaaatatctttattattttatattttaaaaaaattgaaaatgctacaaaaagctagaaaaggtttaaattttatttaatggactatatatataatacacttTTCAGGAGAGCAAAAAAACTGTTTACTTACGTGGTGTTAGATCTTGAGCGACTAAAAGTCTTCTAGATTTGCTTGAGTTTAATTAGTGATGgttgtttaaaataaaactgatcaTCAGAAAAGTGCTTGATTTGCCATGTGTTGATAGAAGTCAATGTGTACTAGTATTATGGATCAATCTGATAGCAGCATAATACCAAAATTTTGAGAATCACTCTCTTATTACTTATtcattttactattttattcagAACTAGACTTGTTTAATCTCTTTCAGTTGCTCAGTTGTGGGTGAATCTGGATGCTTGTAAACACATTGCAAAAATATCCTAATCGAATTAGATCAAGACTTACGGATAGTCAACCATGGTTTGATATTAGCAATTTAGTTATAGAGGAATCAGGTTGCCCCAGTGAGTCCAAAATAAAGCGTGTAGTGCATCCGCAAAAGTTTCACACGTAGCCCTCAAAAATCCACTTGACAGATCCCATTTACTATAAGCATGCATGAAGGTGACATAGAACGACGTCTTAATTTTTGTGAGTCAAAGATATGCCTAACGATGCAACTTTCCATTTGAGTGAACTGCCACAATGTGAACATCTAGAGAACCGTAACAACATTAAATTGTACATCATAAGCAACATTCTccaaaagttaatatttttctgCAATCTCAATATGCTAGAAAAGTATCTCTTCTCGCAATTAGAAACAGAGCCAAATAACTTCATATATCAACAAGATCACGTCATACAACTCTGAAAATTACATGTGCAAGAGTTTTTAAATAGTAGGTTTCCTCATGGATAGTTCAGCCGTACTGGACCTTAAGATTCCGCGCTTCATCACTGGACTCCAAGTCACCGGACCTTATTGTTTCTGATTTTTTTGTGAGGGTTTGTAAAATGTATTGTTCATACAACTCCTCTTCCAACAACATTAGTTGAACTGAAAAACCTTATATGGTATGTGAAAACATTGTATTCGGACGCAATGTGACTAATCATAAAGCTAGATGTCTAGAATAAACGATCTATAAACTACactctaattttaaaaaaagagatCGAGAAAGATAGATAAAGGTAAGTaaagaaagtgaaaaaatgtaatttggAGGAACAGACAGCATTTGGACCAGACAAacaaactaatttatatttatagtgaGAAACCTAACTGAAAAATAACTAGAAGCAGGAGTCGGTCTAAAGTTTAAAGGATATAGCAGTTCTCGGAAAGGCTGTCTACATGTTTTATACGAATATATCATTATGTTTGTTaatattgtgtttttttaaCCAAATAAGGCCTTTTTATTTGTACGTTCACTTTCTAGATcgaattattttagaaattctttttggtataaatTGTTAATCAGCGAGaaagtcagtaaataatctgatgtGATCTTGAATACATGGAAATAGACGAGTAAACAGTGtgtagataaattatttatattaagaatTAGATAATTATTAGTAATGTGAGTACTAAATAGTTTAAGAGTACTTATGTaagagtataaataaattaagtaagtaataAAAAGTATTGTCTATAAATTAACCTCACCGTTGAAAGCAGTTTCAAGAGATTATAATTAGAGAAACATTTCATGGATTGTAGATTGTGAATAAATAGTGAGGTAAGCATGGTTAAAAAATTAAGTGGCCTGAAAGTAGCAGAATTGAAAGTAAAATTCGAAAATCGCGAGTTAAAAACGTCCGGTAAGAAGAATGAATGAGTAAAAAGACTTTGATccagaaacatttttattcaaagaTAAGGCTTCTACCCTCGATTTCTACCATGGAGAACAATATTCCCACATTAAAGAACGATATTTTTCCCATTTGAACGAGAAGATTTCGACtatgaaaaacgatatttcgACCATAAAGAATGATATTTCTGTCgatattttatcattgaaaacTGACATTGCCGCTGACGTCGAAAATAAAATCTCATCCCTAAAGTCGGATATCCAGAATAAAACGCCAAAGACGGAAATTCGTATAGTCGAGAAAATCAAGGAATTAgagaaaaattttgcaattttaagAACAGATATTCCAGAAGAGAAAAAGGAGAGCGAGTATATAATCTTCAAGTACAGCTCAAAATAGAAGACATTGCAATTTTGCCCCAGTCAATGACTCAACGTTTGATGGTAAGACGGTCTTGGACCAATTACGTTAAACAGTTTGAGACGGCCGCTAGAGTGAATAATTGGTCCGATAAAGAAAAAGCAGTGCACTTATCTGTAGCTCTTCGATGCCTTAGATATACTCCAGATGAACCTCTTGAAGAAACTGATGACTTCGAACATCTGAAGAAGAGATTGAACCTGAAATATGGTCACCAACATTTCGAACATCTGTACCAATCGTAGCTGAAGAACCGAATGCAGAAGCATGTTAAAACTTGTGTGAGGTAGAAATTACTCGACCGATTCGCTTATCCATCAGCACCAGAGAACATAATGAAAGGCTGCACGACCATGATATGCAAACTTGACCAGATTGTCAATATGAGAAAAGGTATGGTTGAGAAGAAACCACAGATTAGATGTTGGAATTGTGTTCCTGGATTTCCATAAATAAAGCACTCCAGTTGCGGGGAAGCGAGTGCGGATCACTTTAAAGACCTTCTCATACTGATAGCTTAAATATCGCAATGACAGTGTATAAGTGGATGGAGAAGTGGATGGGGAGAAAAATCCTTTGTTGGTATGCTGCGCGGCTACTAGGGATCAAGAAGAAGGAGCACCGGTTATGATGAAGCCATGTTATGGAGAAATTCGCAAAGAAGTAATAATTAGAAAAGGATTAGTTACGTCGGCGAAGAAGGTCCCAGTATGTGTAATAAATGTAAAAGATCACCCGATTACTATCAAAAACGGAGACAGGGCTGTAGCATACGTATCAGTAACGTCTATAGTCCGCTAAAAGACGATAGCTGACAATTGTCATGACCGATTCGAACAGATAATATCACTAGCTGGTCGATCCTTCAATCAAGCTGATAAAAGGAGAATGAGGGAGTTTGTATTGCAGTATCGACATTTATTCAttccaaaaagagaaaaaaccgGTAAATCATCAGTTGTCAAACCAAAAATCGTTACTTGTAATGCCTAGCCAATCAAACACTCGATACTTGCTAGCAGCAAGCTGTTTTCTACCTTAGACTCCTTGGACTCACAGAAAAAGCAAGAGCTTTCCACTGAAATGAAGACTATCAAACGACATTCGAAACCTTGAAAAGACATTTTAACACGGCGCCGATATTAGGATATCCATTACCCGAGGGAGCGTCATTCTTGAAACTGATCCAAGCAACGTAGGAATTACAGAAGTACACTTAAATGTGCAAAAGGGGCAATAAAGTGCGCTAGGATACTTCAGTGAAGTTCTTTCAAAATCAGAACTGAACTACTATGTCAGAAACAAGTatcaaaagtaacaaaaataaagaaaaaacaattaaattggTATAAACATATGAATATGGATATGAATAGAAGCACATAGACTCACACTAAAATTATGGAAGCAAAATGTAAAATCAAAAGACGTATAGGGAGATGTAAAATAAAGTGGTTAGATCAAATGAAGGAGATACGAAAGAAGAAATTCCATATTTAAATGAGAATATTATCAGGAAACAgcaattattggaaaaattgagTTCACGAGAAACCGAGACCATAATGTTTTTTAGGACATTattcaattgataaaatatttctttaagtATCTCCTGATATTTTATAACACTATAAACTACCTTACTAATCGCATACACAGTCAAATTAACTCCAAAATTTTATTCGTCTGGTATTATGGTGTTGACACTATCACAATCATTTCAACATATCTCTCAAATTTTATTACgttttatcatttaattttatattatactaaCAATGAGATTAATGCCTTCGAATGAAATGACGAGACAACTGATTTCTTGATTGGTTTTCTATTACTCACtgaatattgatttataaaattttgctTGATTAGCGTagtatttatttctttctcCCTAATAAGTTTATAGAATAATCAATTTCTTTACATTAACCTCATTTAGCTTCAAGACCAACGACTCAAAGATCAAAGAATAACAAGCAATTCGATTTGGTGTCGTTCCCTACCTATATCTAATACCTATTTAGTCAAAGATACAATTCGAATTAAATACATCTCATCGTatcaataatttagaaaatcttTTTTAGTATAGTCATGAAACGTGCCGATccaaaaatatagaatatttgtGGGTAGAGAATCAATACTTCCAGTTTCTTAATGAGTAATTTCGTAGTAACAacatatattgatattaatcCGATTGTGTATAAAAATAGATGTCGCGTATCTACATACGTACATATACCAGTCGACGCTTATTATATAAGAgttatagatatttttcaaatgaccTGCCAATGTGACACTGAACAATAGcataatttagatttttctgaattgCTGGCGTATATTTTCTCAAACAACTTTCTATTTCTTATTAGCAGGTACTCAAATACATTTCTTGGGTAGAACTAAATTTTCTGGAcagtacaaaatttattatacggAAGTAAATGTGCATGAAATATTGGACATAAATACCAGTTGTTTCCGTGTTATCTGACGATGAAGTCACAGTTTCCTCTTTTGTAGTAGAGATGATCGCTTCAGACAGTTCCTCTGTTGATATTGAAATCGTAGTTATGAATTTGGTTGAATCTGTTGTGGTTACTGTAAAAGTTGGTGTGGTATCGGTGTTTTGAGTCGTAGATGGTACTGTAGTTATCAATGATGTTGATGTTGTGGATACAATTGTGGTTATGTTCGCCGGGTCCGCTAAACATCTAAAAAACTGGATATCTGAAGTCatgatgtttataattattgGACAAAATAAAACCTCCAAACGAATGACTCTTTATTCACATATAATCTAAGAATTAACTTACTAAACATTGATTATTCGAAAAGAATTTCGAATTGATTAATAATAGTGATCATtgatgaatttattatattcgtAACTTCAAATTGTAACCTGTTTTATATTAGAGTCCGGCTAAAAATCGGCAAGTCTAGTTAAAACGTGCCTATAGTAGAAGCCCGAATTCGAGTTGCATCTCAGTATTAAACCCACCATTATTAAATAATTGCGTATAAAAAAGTTGACTCCAACGTAAATTCACAAAGATTTCTTGGATACATTAGTTGAATCTGCAGTATTATATGTCATAGTGAAAAGGTGGTGCCATGTGTTCAAATGTGGTAGATAGTTGTATGACAAATATGGAGGTGGAGCTTCCACAACCACTACAATACACAATGTTAAATAAGTTCATGATCAACTGTAACTATGCCAATAGTAGTCTCTCATACCATGCCATACTACCAAActgaatattacaaaaattgccTGTGCCTTAACTTGTAACGcagtataaacaaaataaaagaagtcatgaaattatcattatatatagAGACTAAATTACAGAGTGGAAACATCTATGTTCACCCCCACCGAAAATATTCAAGATGCAACCTTCAACAGGGAAAGTCATACTGACCGGATTTTGGGATAAGGAGGGTGTAATTTTGGAGAGTCGCTGTAAAAGAGGTCCACAATTGTATGCgtttataataacaatttatttttaatatcacgTGAGGCGATAAATAAAAACCGGCGGTGGAACTTGCGCAAAGGTGTTttcttatattaaaataatgcaCCCAGTCACAGATTCACCATTGAAAAAACCTCAATAAATCCGAAAGACTTCGAATTAGTCAAGTATCCTCTAGGTGTCCAGTAGTTATTGTGTTTTTTAAGTTTGGAGAGCATTTGCGTGGTAAATGATTTTCTTCGGATAATAATGTCCTATGTGAATATCTTCGAATTTTTATTGTAAGCAGGTCAGACACGGAGGAAACGGATTTGCCCTCGTATAAAAGTTTTCTTAATGATAagtctttattttatattggttttgatggaaaattagttttagaaGACAGGTAAAAAATAAACGTTTCGGTCTATTTCGGTCGTTACCCGACACTTCTTCAAGATATTCAAACTTACGGAGTAGTTGTTGAATCATCACAATAATATCCATCCGGGCAATTTAATACTGTAGAAAgtattgttaaattatttgtattaacaCAAGTTACAAAGGATTTATTGTTGCTCAAACACTGTATTGAGCTAGGTTTACATTGTAGATCTCCATCTTCAGTTATTATCTGAAAATATCCTTGGCACAGTCCGACAAGCAATGAAAcctaaaatacattttatataaatatttttcacatattgttgaacgaaaatatgatttcatttttagtttcaaGAATCATGATTATATATCGCTCGGTGCAAAAGCATTTATATACCAAAATAAAGCGTATCTAGAAAATGTGGTGTAAgccagaaataaaataattataagtgtTCAACTAGAGCAAAATAACCTTTTTATCGAATAAGACAATATTCCTCGTTTGTTCGAATTTAGAATTATGCCGTTCGCTCTAATCAGTTTTGATCTGTTATTCGAAAATGCTATGAGACTTGATAACTAATATGcagtataacaaaaaaaatagtgacGAAACAATGATTAGTGACTAAAAAACAGTGATACATCCAAGCAGATGTTGCCAGACCACTATTAAAAAGTGGCATATTCTTAGTTTATTCTCGTGTGACCGtcttaaattatatataaaataaattatagtttgaaaaGCTGAAAAATCCGGTTTTATCAATAATCGAACTAAAAAGTAAGAAATAATTCTTCGCCTGAGAAGAGAAAATTGATGTCGCTATTAAGAAAACGTAATTTGTCAACTATTTTATCTCAAAACTACTGTTTCTATCATTTCACTCGATCGTTTACATATATGTATTCATTCAGATATTTCCACTTTTCTCGAATAGTATACccataatttataaattcaaaataaaacaacccTTTGAAACCCTCAAACCTAATGTCCAGCAGATACtgagatttttttatggaaGGTAATCtgtggaaaagaaaaatatgatttgttttcacttcataaaaaataccataaaaactatcaactaactgaaatatttcagtcaacaaaaaataaacatagttaaaaaaatccaaaaaaaacaCGCTTTTGAAGCACatcaactaaaaaaataaaaaacaataatgaatgaaaaatacaagtgttattgagaaaaaaaatgtgaaacagAGTGCCCCTCGCAAATCGAAGGTTTATGAATggaatggaaaatttttcaaacgaGCTGTGGGCTGCGTAATATATGAATGAGTGCCCTTCCAATTCAATGGAAAGCCCCGTGTTGCCACACAACGATTTGAAAATGTCAAAGAAATAGACTCAAACATAGTAAAAGAATTATTCTATACTGTAACTGAAGTAAAAGTATGTAACATTTAATTAAAGTATACGTTATTCCAACTAAGAAAATGTACAACTCAATGGAAGTTGAGAAATTCACATTAAGTTTATACTAAAACTAAGATAACAGAGAAACTAATACAAAGAAACATGCTCTGGAGATGAGCGACATAAAGAGTATTAGATGAGAGATGAGAGAAAATAGTTGTAATCATTCAGGAAACtgattatttgagaaaattgatatatattCTACATATGTCTACTAATCTCAAAGAACAAAGAACAAGATATTAGAAAGAAGCGTTAGACGAAGATATTAAACTTGTAAAAAACTGAAAACCAACAAATGAGTACATCTAACAAAGGAGAAGAGAGAAGAATACACTCCaataaataatagatattgCAATTAGCCCTAGAGAATCCTCATACGATACTTAGTAAAAGAGTTTTCAGAATTCTTAATAACTTGTGAGTATATAAATTCATTAGCTTGATACaactttttaaaagaaagtttcaaataaatgagaattttaactgaaaattatattaaaacagGAGGATAATACTACCTACATTCTctatatagaaataatatgcTATTTCAAGTTGGAAACAGCTTTACGAAACTTATAATTGGGaagtttgaataaataagttGGACGTGTTAAATATTACGGATAAAATTCTTTCAACGGTCAGTTTCACAAAAATGCAAATGCCTTTGGAGTTACAATAACAACAAatacaataaccaaaaaatatttttcagcattttttggaattattcataataaccTAGTAAAAAGACTATgttttatgataataataattttgattaatatacaaataaaaaatatgtactcGTACAAGTGCACGTACACTTAGGCACAATTTTAGGAAGAACATTTTCCCAAACTATCACTAATTCAATATACATCAAACTCTAAAATGATACGTGATTATGGTTTTCTTATTgcaaaatatataacataattATCTCTTAGCAAACAAATAGACGTCTAGATTTCTGACTTTGTAAaccatataaaacaatattagtaataattatATACGACTTAATCCATAACATTATATAGATGTTATAAAATGgaatgtgtatatatatatgacaTATTTTTGGGTTATAAATAGTGATTAATTGTTTCTCTCTTTGATAAATACAAAGCAAAG
The genomic region above belongs to Diorhabda carinulata isolate Delta chromosome 9, icDioCari1.1, whole genome shotgun sequence and contains:
- the LOC130898246 gene encoding uncharacterized protein LOC130898246 isoform X2; this encodes MFFLKLCLSVSLLVGLCQGYFQIITEDGDLQCKPSSIQCLSNNKSFVTCVNTNNLTILSTVLNCPDGYYCDDSTTTPCLADPANITTIVSTTSTSLITTVPSTTQNTDTTPTFTVTTTDSTKFITTISISTEELSEAIISTTKEETVTSSSDNTETTVSESTVSTVTSTNEFTTKKKVARPTGAPTCTSTGLYPAPACNQYYECVEKVFLLIFKYYVAELRTCIDGDYYDTGLQQCILAILSDCE
- the LOC130898246 gene encoding uncharacterized protein LOC130898246 isoform X1, giving the protein MFFLKLCLSVRALVRVSLLVGLCQGYFQIITEDGDLQCKPSSIQCLSNNKSFVTCVNTNNLTILSTVLNCPDGYYCDDSTTTPCLADPANITTIVSTTSTSLITTVPSTTQNTDTTPTFTVTTTDSTKFITTISISTEELSEAIISTTKEETVTSSSDNTETTVSESTVSTVTSTNEFTTKKKVARPTGAPTCTSTGLYPAPACNQYYECVEKVFLLIFKYYVAELRTCIDGDYYDTGLQQCILAILSDCE